The following coding sequences lie in one Nerophis lumbriciformis linkage group LG02, RoL_Nlum_v2.1, whole genome shotgun sequence genomic window:
- the sf3b5 gene encoding splicing factor 3B subunit 5 yields MTDRYNIHSQLEHLQSKYIGTGHADTSKWEWLVNQHRDSYCSYMGHFDLLNYFSVAENESKARVRFNLMEKMLQPCGPPLDKPDDS; encoded by the coding sequence ATGACGGACAGGTACAACATCCACAGCCAGCTGGAGCACCTGCAGTCCAAGTACATCGGCACAGGCCACGCAGACACCAGCAAGTGGGAGTGGCTGGTGAACCAGCACCGGGACTCTTACTGCTCCTACATGGGACACTTTGACCTGCTCAACTACTTCTCTGTGGCCGAGAACGAGAGCAAGGCTCGTGTCCGCTTCAACCTCATGGAGAAGATGCTGCAGCCCTGCGGACCTCCTCTGGACAAGCCTGACGACTCCTGA